CGAGTCAACCCGCGAACGCATGATCACGCCCCAGCTTGCCAGCGTATCTGCGTCGCTCTCAGCGGCGTGCACCGTGAACGTGATCGAGTTGTACAGAGCGTCGAACTCGTCGTTAGCCGTGGAAATCGAATCCTTGGCCGAGTACTTGATCTCAAGGATTTGCTCACCGCTCAACGTGTGTGTGACCGACGGCGGACCTGTGACTGAAGCAAAGATGACCTGGTCAATCTCAGCCGAGTTCGGGCTCACATCCGCAGTCCGCGCGAAGCGGAACGTGGAGTAGCCATCCGCACCCGTAGCGACGGCCCCGAGGCGGCCGGTCGCGGTAGCTGCGACAGCGTTCGCCTGGGTGTCATACAGGCTGATCGTCCAGCCAACCACCGGCGACTGCTTCGGCCCGGGCGTCGTCGAGACGTCGTTATCCGTACCGAGGAAACCACCGACCTTGATGGCCTGCGTCGTGATATCGAACGGGAAGTCGACCGTTCCGGTCGAACCCGTCGTCAAGGTGATCAACTGCGGGTTGGTGCCGCCAAACGTGACCATGCCCGGAATTGGGGCACCCATCGTGAGCGTCACGCGGTAGGTACCAGCAGCGAGATCCGACACCGAGAAGGTACCATCAGCAGCTGTGACAACAGTAGACGTGTTGTCTACCAGAACACCCTCGATCGTGACGGTAACACCTGCCACCGAGAGGTTGTCCTCGAGACCAGCGCTGAACGAGTTGTCTTTGTCGTTCTCGTCAAGGAACATACGGCCCGTAATCATGGCCGTCGTGAGCAGTGAACCACCGAAACTCACAACCTCAGAAGAACCAACACCCAGCGTCACCGACTCAGACGTGGCTGCGAAGCTGTAGGTGCTGTCGTCGAAGCCGGACACTGCAACCGTGTAGGTTCCAGCGCGGAGACCGCTGAAGGAGTAGTCGCCGCCGGTGCCGGTCGTCGTGGTGGCCGCAGCGTTGAGCGAAGCCTGCCCGTTGAGCGAAGCCCCCCCGGTGAGCGAAACGGTCACCCCGGCTAGGCCTAAGCCGCCGCCGGTAACCGAACCAAGAATGGCCGAGGTCCGAATGTACGAACCACTGAAGTTAGCAGTGGCCACCTGACCAGCCGACGAAACCGTGACGGCCATGACTGTGGCGGCAAAACTCGCGTCGGAGGCGAATCCGCTAATGGTTACCGTGTACGAACCGGCTGTAACTCCAGTGAAGGAGTATGCGCCGGATCCGTCCGTCGTCGCGCTAACGCCAGACGACAGACCCACGGATACACCAGAAGCAGCCGAGCCTTCGAGCGTGACTACGCCGGACACCGTGCCTGTGACCGGAGGAGCGACGATAACCGGCGCTTCTCCTTCTTCACAAGCAGCGACTGTCACCAGCGCTGCGAGAGTCAAATACTTAAAAAACTTCATTTCACCTGAATTCCGTTTAGGAATGGATGACTTGCCCCGAGTGGGCATATAGAACCGAGAATGATTGGAGCAATAACAATGCCACTTTTTGACTCAACCTAAATCATTGCAAGACAACGCCTTAGGGAGTCATCAGCTTTCTGAGGGAAAGCGGAAAACCACCTACCCTCAGATTTCTGAGCCTTCTCTCAATAGTCGCTCCGCCAGATCCACAAACTCCGCTGATCCGATGTAGAGCGGGACTCGCTGATGGAGTGCCTCGGGGATGACGTCCATGATGTCCTGAAATCCAGTGCTGGCACGGCCTCCAGCTTGTTCAGCGACCATCGCCATGGGTGCCGCTTCATAGAGAAGCCGGAGCTTTCCGGCCCCATTGATGGAATCTCCGGGGTACATGAAGATCCCGCCCTGTAAAAGCGTCCGATGGAAGTCTGCGACAAGCGATCCGATATAACGAGATCCGAATCCACCGTCCGTCTTCAAATGACTCACCAGGCGCTGCTGACCCTGCGACCACCGGGCAAAATACGCTTCGTTGATCGAATAGATCTTCCGGGGCGGGTCAGGGAAGCGCATTTGGGGGTGGCTCAGTACGAATTCACCCAGGGACGGATCCAGCGTGAAGCCGTGGACACCGGCCCCGGTGGTATACACGAGCATGGTCGAGGAGCCGTAAAGCACATATCCAGCGGCTACCTGGCGGCTTCCCGGCTGGAGACAGTCGTCCAGTGTTCCCCGCTCACCCGTACTGACTTTGCAATGGATACTGAAGATTGTGCCGATCGACACGTTCACATCGATGTTCGACGAACCATCGAGCGGATCAAAAATCACCACATACTCACCGGCATCGAACTTGTCCGGGATCGGGATGAATTCTTCGTGCTCCTCTGATGCCATGCAGGCAACGAGGCCGGTATGGTCCAAGGCACGGTACATGACCTGGTCTGCGAACGCATCCAGCTTCTGAACCGTCTCCCCGTGGACGTTGCGACCACCAGCATCACCAAGAATGTCTGCGAGACCTGCCTTGTTCACTTCTCGCCCGATCACCTTAGCTGCTAGGGCGATATCGTGAAGGAGGCTCGTGAAGGCCCCGGTGGCGGCAGGTGCGTCCCGCTCCTGATCCACCAAGAAACGGGAGATGGTGACAACGTGACTTTCGAGCATCGAGAGCGGGGTCCTGTACGCTTGGCTTGGATAGAAAGCCGTGACGAGGGCTACCGAGGATAGAAACGCTGCGTAAGCAGGTCAACGCCACGGCAGTCTTCCGGACCGCGGACTACTGTCAGTCTCGGGCGCCAATAATGGAATAACTCCCGTCCCTTCTGCCGATCACCCTAATGGTTCCGTCGAGGTCCGTTCGGGAGACGAGGGCCCCGACGCGCTCGAGTCGGCCCAAGACCGCAGGCGCCGGATGCCCGAAACGGTTGTTACGCCCCGCAGACACGACGGCCACCTTGGGCCGGGTCCGGGCAAGAAAGAGTGAATCCGAAGAGGTCGTGCTCCCGTGATGGCCCACCTTCAGCACTTCAACCCGGCCGCTAAACCGCGAGGAGATGGAGCGCTCGACCTCCGCTGGAGCGTCCCCGGTCAAAATAGCGTCGAAATCACCCCATGTGAGCCAAAGTACAACGGAAGATGCATTCGCCTCCGTGTCTGCCTCCATCAGGCTGTCCGCGGGCGCCAAGACCTCGAGAGTAATACCGTCGATGCTCCAACTCTGGCCTGCGGCAGCTCTCCGCCAACGGATGCCGCGATCCCGACTGGCTTCAAGGACGTCGATGAAGCCGGCCTTGGGACTGGGTCGCGCGGGATCGACGATCTCTGAGACCGGAAAGGATCCAATCACATCGAGAGCCCCGCCGAAGTGGTCTAGGTCTGGATGGGTGAGCACCAACGCTTCGAGCTTCTGGACTCCGTGCGCTTGGAGTTCCTTCACGACAGGGTGTTGACCGTTTCCGCGTTGAGGAGGTCCTGCGTCGATGAGCAACCACCGCGCGCGGGGCGTTCTGATGGCTACGGCATCACCTTGGCCGACGTCGATGAACACGAGCTGGACCTGACCACGCCCTGTCCACGACAGCAGGACCGGCCACAACAGACCGATCGCGGCCATGTATGCGACAACCCTCAGGCGCCGCGCGCCGAGCCGCAGCCCGCTGTAACGGGCAGCCAACTGCCCAAGTGCCGCCCCCACGGCTAGCGCGTTCACGGTCGATCGAGACACCCAGGTGCTCGCCCAAGAGAGCCGGGCGATCCCCTCCGCTCCTGTGGCCAGCACAGCTAGGAGTAGATCCACACCCCCTGCGATGAAGTCCCCCGCCGGTTCGAACACCATGTCCAAGAAGAGCCCTACCAGTGCCCCGGGAACCGCCAGGCTCACGATAGGGCTCGCCAGGAGCGTCACGGGAATACCGACAACCGAGATCCGCTCGAAGTGCCATGACACGATCGGCAGAGTGGCGAGCGTGGCAGCCGCCCCCGCAGCAAGCGCAGTTGCCACGGGTCTCGGCATCTTCCCTGCGGTGGCGTCACGAAGTGCCTTTGTGAGTAGTGGTGACAAAGCCACCAGACCTCCGGCACCCGCAAATGAAAGCTGAAACCCTGGGCTCCATAATCGGGTTGGATCGAGCACAATGAGAATCAAAAAAGCGCTGCCGAGCGCGCCCCACCGGGCCGGCGGCCTGCCATGTCCGTTGGACACCGCCACCGAAGCCATGATCAGCGCTGCACGACATGCCGCGTCAGGAAAGCCGAGCACCGCCACATAAACCCAGGTGACGACGGCGCTCAAGACAGAGGCCCTACGTCTAGAGAGTCGACCCAGTCGCAAGATGGCCATGACGATTCCGCCAAAGACGCCCACATGGAATCCGGAGATCGCCAAGAGGTGGGCGATGCCGACGCGCGCGAATGCATCACGCACGTCCGGATCGAGTCCTTCACGTCGCGCAAGAATCAACGCAGACACGAGAGGGGCTCGGTCTCCGTACTGTCGGCGCAGACGGTCCACCAATGACGCCCGCCAGCGGACGCCGGCCCACCGGACGGACGCCCACCGGAGCGAGGATGGGTCCTCCGCCAGCTCTACGCGTGCCGCTCGGAACCACGGCCGGAACCGTCCTTCCTGCCAGGCGCCGTCCAGCACAACCCGATGGCCGGCGGGGGCACTTTGCTGGCCGAGCACGACGCGGACCTCACATCTGGAAGCTTCCACCCGAAACGGAGCGGAACCGCCCACTGGGTCCGCGAGGAAGCGTCCGACCAAGGCACTCCGGTCCGTAACGCACTCCGGCTCCCCAGAGACGCGGGACCCGGCAAACAAGCCGGCGAGAAGGAGAGGCAACCACACCCATGACTGGCTGGGCCGCCGTGATAGGTGAATGGGCAAAAAAACGAGCACCGAACCAATCAGCGGCGCGATTGACCAAAGTGCGCCGAACCGAGTCAGTGCGACCCCCGCCCCAAAGGCGAGCGCCGCATTGGCGACCGGCGGCAACGAACCCATTTAGGGTCGAGGCCTCCAGTCCCTAGGTGCTTTCAGCCTCTTCCTTACTCCCGTCGAAGAGTTCCTCCTGATCTTCATCCATGAACAGGTCGCGCTCGCGCCGCATTTCGTCCGCCAAACGTTCTCGAAGCACCCTGCGGACCTTGAGGTCCGAATGGATGCCGGCGGCAAGCATGATGACCATACCCGTCACGAGTCCACCGAAGGCGACAACCGTCAACGGCACGCCGTAGAAGGTCGCAACCCCCAAACGCAGCGTAACGTGCTGCCCGCCATTGAGGGACGCGAAACCCATGGAGAGTCCGAGAACCAACAAAACGCCCACGATCCCGAAGAACCGACTCACACCGTCCCCGCGAGTGCCGGAGCCTTCACTTCCCTACCAGTAAACGTGGCACCGGTGGTCCCTTCCAACGTCACGTCGGCATACTCACCGATGCGTCCGAGGTCTCCGTCGAATACTACGACCTTGTTCCGGCGAGTCCGGCCCAAGATCTGGCCCTCGTCTCGGCCGTGCCGCTCAATCAGGACCCTCTCGGTCCGCCCTACCTCACTGACGTTGATTTCCGCCTGGATCGCGCGGCTGACTTCGATGAGTTCGGCGAGGCGAGCCTGGGCCAGCTCCGGCTCGATGAACTGATCCTCCGGGAATCGCGTAGCCGGCGTACCATCACGAAGCGAGTACTTGTACGTGAAGGCATCATCGAAGCGCACCGTTTTCATCAGTTCGAGTGTATCGCGGAACTCGTCGTCCGACTCGCCCGGGAAGCCAACGATGATATCGGTCGACAAAGCGATATCCGGGATGGCCGCGCGGACCAATTCCACCTTCTCGATCAAGCTCTCCACCGTATACCGCCGGAGCATTCGCTTGAGCGTGCGGTTGTTTCCAGACTGAGCCGGCAGATGGAGTTGCTCGCAAACCGCGATCTCACCTGCCATGACCTCGACCAGCTCCGGCGTCACATCGTTGGGATGCGGCGACGTGAAACGCACTCGCCGGATCCCATCCACGTTGGCCACTTCGGACAGCAGCCTCGGAAACGACCAGTCCCCGTGCTCATACGAGTTCACGGTCTGACCAAGAAGAGTGACCTCCGAAACGCCGCTCTCAGCCAACCCACGCATCTCCGCAAGCACTTCGAGAGGGTCACGGTTCTTCTCAGGCCCGCGCACGTAGGGCACGATGCAAAACGTGCACCGATGGTCGCAGCCGCGCTGAATCGGTACCCAAGCCGTCGGGCCATCGCCTCGACGCTGTTCGAGTCCCTCGTAGTTCTCACCCAAACTCAAGTCGAGAACCGCCAACTGTGGGCCCCGCTTCCGCCGAACCTCCGGTTCGGATTCGGGCTGGGCTGCCCCATCTCCCAGCTTCGAGAGGGCGTCCGCCAGTCCTCGATATCCGTCGGGTCCCATGACGAGGTCAACATAGGGAGCCTTCTCGAGCAAGGTCTGACCCATGCGTTGAGCCATACAGCCCGTGACACCGATGACGAGTTCGGGGCGCTCCTGCTTGAGCCCATTCAGCTGCGAGACTCTTCCCAGTACGCGTCTCTCCGCATGCTCACGGATCGCACACGTGTTGACGAGTACGACGTCAGCTTCCTCGGGGCTGTCCACAATGGTGTAGCCGCCGTCTGCGAGGACGCCTTGCATCAGCTCACCATCGCTGATGTTCATCTGACACCCGTACGTCTCGACGTACGCGCGCTTCGGAGTCTTGGGGTCAGTCATACTGAAATGACGGATGATTCTGTGTGCCATGCAATATACAGATGGTCACCATCGCCTCGAAGCGTGCCCCTGCGAAGCTCCGGTGTAGCGGGCCGAGTGCGGTCCCCATCCTCGACCCCAACTCTGAGATAGTCCCCCGTGAGCGCGGTTCCACCGTTGCCTTCCACAACCACTTCGGCCGTTTGCCCGACGCGGGTCTCGCGATAGGCGCCACCCTTTTGGTGCACGAGACTCCGCAGCTCCTTGCTCCGTTCTCCTGAGACCCGCTGCACGACAGGATTGGGCAACTCGGCAGCCACGGTCCCCGACCTGGGTGAATACGGAAAGACATGCAAGTAGGTGAATGGCAGTTCCTCGATGAGCGATCGAGTGGCCTCATGATCTTCTGCGGTCTCTCCCGGAAAGCCGGTGATCACATCCGCACCGAGGCCCAAAGGCGATATGCGCTCAGCGATCTCGAGCGCACGGACTCGGTACTGCTCCCGCGTATGCCATCGACGCATGCGTTTGAGCACCGGGTCGGCTCCGCTCTGGAGCGGCATGTGGAGATGCGGCGCCACCCGTCCACCAGCGCCGGCCAATAGGTCGATCAAGAGATCATCGACCTCCGTGGCTTCCACACTCCCGAGTCGGAAGCGCACGTCCGGCACCTCATCGAGCAAGAGTCGGAGCAAGCGAGACAGCGACCATGACGGTTCGAGGTCGACGCCGTAGTGGCCGATGTGGATCCCGGTGATCACCAATTCTGGATGCGAGCGTGCCAAGAGCCGCGCCTCTGCGACTACGCCCTCCGGGCTCCTCGAGCGAGACTCTCCGCGCGCGAGTCGGGTCGCACAGAACGAACACTTCCGATCACACCCATCCTGGACTTTCAACCATCCACGAGATGCGTCTCTTCTCGTGCGTAACAGTTCCCCACCGATCGGTTCCGAGTCGATGCGATCGAGTGAGCTCCGCAGCTCGATTTGGACCGGAGTGGCGGGGCTCACCCGACCGGCAACTTCGACGGGATCATGGCCCGCGATCACCGAGGTCACGCCAGGCATCTCACGGTAGACATCGGCTTTGAGCGCCGCGGAGCAGCCAGCGACAACGATCTGCGCACCGGGCCTCTCGCGGTGCAACCGGCGGATGTATCGCCGTGCGTCCGCGTCCGCCTGGTTCGTTACGGTGCAGGTATTGACCACAACGACGTCTGCACCTGACACGTCGCTCGTGGTTCCAGCCCCACGCGCCTCGGCCTCTTGGCGCATGCGCTCAGTATCGTACTGGTTCGCCTTACAACCGAACGTCTGATAGTAGACGGACACTGAGGTTCCCGCTTCGGCCTAGTAGCCCGAGATATTCAGCGAGATCGTCACCCGCCAAAATTTCTCTGTGAGCGACGAATCGGTCCGAGTTCCCCGCTCGAGGGCGAGGTCCGCCGATGCTAGCACGACCCCGCCAGTCTCGTTGAGCGTCAAGCCAAAGCCTGTGGACAGAATCGACTCCGAACCGGCGGACGTCCCGAACGCGAACGGCAAGTCAGTCTTGCGATAGCCTAACCGAAGCGGCGCCGGAGTCCCGAGGAGGCGTGCTCGCGACAGTTCGAGGCCGATGCCCATGCCACCAGTACCACCCACTGCAGCGGCGCCTGCGAGATCGGCCGCAATCCCGGACCAGTCCGCGCGCATCATACTCGCGGCCACCCTCAGGCCCGGTGCTAAGACCGCACTCGCACCAATCCGATACTGGAGCGGCAGGTCGAACTCCTTGTTCGTGCCATCCGAGTCATCGGAGGCGCTTGCCGACAGCCCACCAGACCAAGTAGCACTACCGGAGACACGTGCGATTGCCCCAAGATCCGTAACAAACCCGCCCGTGATCGACGCACCGGAGTAGGACCAGAACCCACCCGTTTGATAGGGAATAATCGAACCGATGTCAGTCACATCGCCAAAATCACGACTCAAGCGGCGAGTCAGCGAACCTGCATACCGACCGACATTGAACCCAACCGCCGCTGACTCGAGAATCTGCTTCGAATAACCGAAGGTCACTTGGGACACGGCACCGTCTTGTTCGAACACGTCCGTAGCCAGGCCAGACTCGCCTTCGAGTTGGTACGACACTTCCCGTTCGCTCTCAAAGCGCTGATCCAGAAAGGAGCTGAACGTTAGGGTGAACATACCGCTGAAAACTGGATATCCGATGCCGATCAGCGGAAACCGGTTTCCTTGGGAAGAGCCGGTCTCACCCGCGTTTCGGTCGAATTCCACCCAAGACGGTTGGGCCACCATGATCGCGCTGGGCGCGACAAGCATCCCAGCCGATGCGGGGTCGCCTGGCTGAAGAGACGCACCCCACAGCCCGACTCCCAATGACCCCAGTGCTCGCGACTTTCCATCGACAGGCTCCGACGGGAGCCCAAGTCCTGCGGCGTTGAAGATCGACTGAGCAGCCAGCGGAGACGCGACGAACAACATCACCGCTGCCAGAATTGCACGCTTCATCATGGGAGCTCCACCGGTCGAGCGACCGTGATCACCAACTTCAGATACGGCGCCAAGCCACTGCCGGGTCCGTAGAACGACGCGAACGAGATCGACACCGGCTCGAACACCGACATTAGTGCGAGACTGATCGGTGGCGTATCACCATCGGCGTCCACACCACGGACGAGGTCCTGCGCGTAGAGCGTGATCGGCACCTCGACCTCCTCGCCTGCGGCGTCACCGAACGCCGTAGGGCTGACCCGTTTCCCCAGCGTCCCCAAGAGCGAGTTGCCCAACGGAGCTTTGGGAAGCGATGCCCTGAGGAGGACCGGCCTCACATCAAGGCCGATCGTGTCCGTCGGTTGAAACGCGGTTTCGGTTGTCCGGCTCGTCAGAACGATGGCCACAAAATTAACTTCCCCGGCGTCGAGGCTGACGGGACAGCCGACCGAGGCGCACAGCTCAGGAGGACCGTGGATCAACTTCGGCATGGCGATATCCAGGATCGTCCTCCATGCCGGAGCTCCACCAATCCGGATGCCGTCGGGCGGAGGATCCGGGATCGGATCGTAGACAAAGCTGATCTCTTTCTGGGGCGTAAACAGGTAGAAGGTCGAATCAGGATTGAGGCTCGGGCGGGTGTTCAACTGAAGGGAGGTGCGTAGCACCTGGAGTCGGACGCCCTCGGAGAGAACCTCGAGGCGAACGCCTCGACCAGTGTCACTCGTGTCCGCCATGCTCGCCACGATGGCCGAATCGATGAGGAACGTGACGGAGTCCCCTTCTGCGGGATCCCAAATGGCGGTGCCCCAATCGAGGACGGGACCGGCACCCGGTTCACTCCAGACTCGGTCGTCGTTGATCGTGTCTACCGCACTCTCCCACGTCACGGTTCCGACGTCCCACTCCTGCTGGAGTCCCCCGAGCGCGAGCGTAACCGGTCCGTCGTTCGTGCTGGCGATCGTGTCGAAGTATGCCACGATTCGGCCGCCGATGAACGTGAGGTTGTTGTCAGGACGCGTGGTCCCTAGCGTGTCCCGGACAGACACCTCAGTCGGATACGCACCATATCGGACTACCGTCCGCGCATTCAGCGTGCCAGCGAAGACGTTCGCGAGCACACCGGTTCCGAGTTCAGCCGGAGCGCCGTAGCCACCGAAGACTGCCAGATTCGAGGCGAACTCCTCCCAAGGGAAGTGGAGTTCCACAGTGATCGGCTCCGGCGGAAGAAGATCCGGGTCCAACGACGTGGGCGTCTCTTCTGCACACGCCACCGCAAACACGACCGTGAGGCTGAAGAACGCGGCAAGGCGCGATCTATCTATAGTTTTTCTGATCAATCCTCTATCCCACCAGGTCGACCCAGGAGCCCATCAAAGGGCTCGGGCAGAAGCTCGTCCAAGGTCCATTCTCTACGTCTACCACCTGCTTCGGATATCACGCGCATGGTCGGAGCGAACTCCGCTAGCACTTGCCGGCAGGCTCCACACGGCCCCACGGGTCCATCCCCATCTGTAACGATCGCTACAGCGACGTAATTACGCACACCCGCCGCCACCGCATTTCCTACCGCGGCACGCTCTGCACATACAGTGAGACCGTACGACCCGTTCTCGACGTTGCACGCCACATAAACGGAACCGTCTTGACCAAGCAATGCAGCCCCAACATGGAACTCCGAATACGGAGCGTAAGCGTTCCCCATCACCGCCCGTGCCTCAGCGACCAGCCGATCGTCATTCACCGTGGTCCACCCAAATACGGGGGAGTCGAGGGGTGAATCCGGTCAGTACTTCGTAACTGATCGAGTTCACGTGCTCTGCCACTTCGTCGACTGTGATTCTCTCGTCTCCGTCCGATCCAATGAATGTCGCCACATCTCCGACGGAGACACCTGCAATACCCGTGATGTTTACCACCGTCACGTCCATGGAGATCCGCCCAATGATCGGCACGCATCGTCCAGCCACCAGCGCATCACCCGTGTTTCCGAGTCCCCTGGGCAACCCGTCGCCGTACCCGATGCTCACCGTAGCCCATTGCTGCCGCGCCTCCGCCGCATAGGTGGCACCGTAACCTACCGTATCCCCGGCCTCGGCAGTGCGGATGTGCACGATCCGAGCACAGACCGACGCAACCGTCTCAGGCTCCGGCTGACCTGCCCCGATGCGACCCCCATAAAGGAAGATCCCGGGCCGCACCGCAGCGCAGGCATACTCCGGCAAGCGCATCGCTCCAGCCGAATTCAATACGTGAATCATGACTCCGTCAGGGACGACCATGGCATTGAGGGTCTCCCTTAGGCGGCCCCACTGGTCACGAACGGTCTCGGGCCCCTCGTCTGCCGAGTGGAGGTGGGTATAACAGCCGGCCCAAACGACGCAGCCGTCTGCTGCCGCCGCGACCAGCGGCGCCCATTCCGAGACCTGTCGCCAGTCAAATCCGGCTCGCCCCATCCCGGTGTCGACTTCCACGTGTACGGCGACCTCACGTCCCGCACGGCACCCCGCTGCCTCTACTGCTGCCAGCCCTTCCGCGTTCGAAACGCTTATCTGAAGCCCGGCCCGTACCGCCGAATCCACAGCCGAAGGCGGCAACGGACTCACGACCACGATTGGCAACTCAACCCCGGACCGACGAAGGGCGACGCCTTCGGCGGCGGTAGCCACGCCGAAACCCCACGGATCAAGCGTTTCGAGCGCTCGTACGGCGCCATCGACGCCCAACCCATAGGCGTCCGCCTTGACCATGGGTATCAGGCGTGCGCCATCCCCGGCCGAGGCTCGCACAGCCTGGGCATTACGGATTAGCGCATCGGCCTGAACTTCCATCCAGGCTCTATCTCGAAGGTGCGTTGACATGGCGGAACAAAGATGCCAGAAACCTTGTGGCTATTGAAGAAGCGAGGCGGAGCGAGGCATGAGCGAACCAGAGACTGACACAGTGGCAGATACCCATCATTTCGCGGGTCCAGGCACGCTGGATCGAGCCTTACGACTCGTGGAGTTCCTTCGCAAGAACTGTCCATGGGACGCCGAACAAACGGCTGAGTCGCTCATCCCGCACCTGCTGGAGGAGACGCATGAAGTCGTCGATGCGATCCGCGAGGGCTCGCCCGACGAACTCGCCGGTGAACTCGGAGACCTTCTCCTCAACCTCGCTTTCCAGATCGTCGTCGCAGAGGAGAAAGGCGACTTGGACTCGAACACCGTTTACGGGCACCTCGAAGAGAAGATGATTCGCCGGCATCCTCACCTCTTCGGCAACGGCGAAAAGCTCAGCTGGGAAGCTCTCAAGGCCGAAGAACGAGGCAGTACGGATGGCGCGCTCAATGGGCTGGCTAAGGGACTCGACCCGCTCACCAAATCCTTTCGCATTCAAGAACGCGTCGCCTCTGTCGGCTTCGACTGGGACGACTTCGAGGGACCCTACGCTAAAGTCAAAGAAGAGCTGCTCGAGGTTCGCGGGGCGATCGAAGCCGATGATGACGCTCTGATCGAGGAAGAGATCGGTGATCTCCTCTTCGCAGTCGTCAACCTGTCACGGCTCGTAGGTCGTCATCCCACCACGGCGCTTGCATCTGCGAATGAGAAGTTCAAGGGTCGCTTCGAGGCACTGGAACGGCTGGCTCGAGAACGCGGGATCGACGTCCCGACCGCGGGGCTTCCCGTGTTGGACGGGCTCTGGGACGAACTGAAGGCACGAGAGGCGAGCCGAACCGACTAGTAGCCTGCGTCCTGGTCGACCACGCAGCGCC
This sequence is a window from Longimicrobiales bacterium. Protein-coding genes within it:
- the mazG gene encoding nucleoside triphosphate pyrophosphohydrolase, whose protein sequence is MSEPETDTVADTHHFAGPGTLDRALRLVEFLRKNCPWDAEQTAESLIPHLLEETHEVVDAIREGSPDELAGELGDLLLNLAFQIVVAEEKGDLDSNTVYGHLEEKMIRRHPHLFGNGEKLSWEALKAEERGSTDGALNGLAKGLDPLTKSFRIQERVASVGFDWDDFEGPYAKVKEELLEVRGAIEADDDALIEEEIGDLLFAVVNLSRLVGRHPTTALASANEKFKGRFEALERLARERGIDVPTAGLPVLDGLWDELKAREASRTD